Proteins encoded together in one Eubalaena glacialis isolate mEubGla1 chromosome 7, mEubGla1.1.hap2.+ XY, whole genome shotgun sequence window:
- the MCM3 gene encoding DNA replication licensing factor MCM3 — MAGTVVLDDVELREAQRDYLDFLDDEEDQGIYQSKVRELISDNQYRLIVNVNDLRRKNEKRANRLLSNAFEELVAFQRALKDFVASIDATYAKQYEEFYIGLEGSFGSKHVSPRTLTSCFLSCVVCLEGIVTKCSLVRPKVVRSVHYCPATKKTIERRYSDLTTLVAFPSSSVYPTKDEENNPLETEYGLSVYKDHQIITIQEMPEKAPAGQLPRSVDVILDDDLVDRVKPGDRVQVVGTYRCLPGKKGGYTSGTFRTVLIACNVKQMSKDVQPSFSAEDIAKIKKFSKTRSKDIFDQLAKSLAPSIHGHDYVKKAILCLLLGGVERDLENGSHIRGDINILLIGDPSVAKSQLLRYVLCTAPRAIPTTGRGSSGVGLTAAVTTDQETGERRLEAGAMVLADRGVVCIDEFDKMSDMDRTAIHEVMEQGRVTIAKAGIHARLNARCSVLAAANPVYGRYDQYKTPMENIGLQDSLLSRFDLLFIMLDQMDPEQDREISDHVLRMHRYRAPGEQDGDAMPLGSAVDILATEDPNFSQEDQQDTQIYEKHDSLLHGAKKKKEKMVSAAFMRKYIHVAKIIKPVLTQESAAYIAEEYSCLRSQDSMGSDTARTSPVTARTLETLIRLATAHAKARMSKTVDLQDAEVAVELVQYAYFKKVLEKEKKRKKQSEDESETEDEAEKSQEDQEQKRKRRKTRHSDAKDGDSYDPYDFSDTEEEMPQVHTPKATDSQETKESQKVELSESRLKAFKVALLEVFQEAHAQSVGMNRLTESINRDHEEPFSSAEIQAALSRMQDDNQVMVSEGIVFLI; from the exons ATGGCGGGGACCGTGGTGCTGGACGATGTGGAGCTGAGAGAGGCGCAGAGAGACTACCTGGACTTCCTGGACGACGAG GAAGACCAGGGAATTTATCAAAGCAAAGTTCGGGAGCTGATCAGTGACAACCAGTATCGGTTGATTGTCAACGTGAATGACCTGCGTAGGAAAAACGAGAAAAGGGCTAACCG CCTCCTGAGCAATGCCTTTGAGGAGCTGGTTGCCTTCCAGCGGGCATTGAAGGATTTTGTGGCCTCCATTGATGCTACATATGCCAAGCAGTATGAGGAGTTCTATATAGGCTTGGAGGGCAGCTTTGGCTCCAAGCATGTCTCTCCCCGGACTCTTACCTCCTGCTTCCTTAGCTGTGTCGTGTGTTTGGAGGGCATTGTCACTAAAT GCTCTCTAGTTCGTCCCAAAGTCGTCCGCAGTGTTCACTACTGTCCTGCTACCAAGAAGACCATAGAGCGACGTTATTCTGATCTCACCACCCTGGTGGCCTTTCCGTCCAGCTCTGTCTATCCTACCAAG GATGAGGAAAACAATCCCCTTGAGACAGAATACGGCCTTTCTGTCTACAAAGACCACCAGATCATCACCATCCAGGAGATGCCGGAGAAGGCCCCCGCTGGCCAGCTTCCCCGCTCTGTGGACGTCATACTGGATGACGACTTGGTAGACAGAGTGAAGCCCGGTGACCGGGTCCAGGTGGTGGGGACCTACCGCTGCCTTCCTGGAAAGAAGGGAGGCTACACCTCAGGGACCTTCAG GACTGTCCTGATTGCCTGTAACGTGAAGCAGATGAGCAAGGACGTTCAGCCTTCCTTCTCTGCTGAGGACATAGCCAAGATCAAGAAGTTCAGTAAAACCCGTTCCAAG GATATCTTTGACCAGCTGGCCAAGTCGCTGGCCCCCAGCATCCATGGGCATGACTATGTCAAAAAGGCAATCCTCTGCTTGCTCTTGGGAGGAGTGGAACGAGACCTAGAGAATGGCAGCCACATCCGTGGGGACATCAATATCCTTCTAATAG GAGACCCATCGGTCGCCAAGTCCCAGCTTCTGCGGTATGTACTGTGTACCGCACCTCGGGCCATCCCCACCACCGGCCGGGGCTCGTCTGGAGTGGGTCTCACGGCCGCTGTCACCACAGACCAGGAAACAG gggaGCGGCGTCTGGAGGCGGGGGCCATGGTCCTGGCTGACCGAGGCGTGGTTTGCATCGATGAGTTTGACAAGATGTCTGACATGGACCGCACGGCCATCCATGAGGTGATGGAGCAGGGCCGAGTCACCATCGCCAAGGCCGGCATCCATGCTCGGCTCAATGCCCGCTGCAGTGTTTTGGCAGCTGCCAACCCCGTCTACGGCAGG TACGATCAGTACAAGACCCCCATGGAGAACATTGGGCTGCAGGACTCACTGCTGTCCCGATTCGACCTCCTCTTCATCATGCTGGATCAGATGGATCCCGAGCAGGATCGGGAGATCTCAGACCACGTCCTCAGAATGCACCGCTACCGGGCGCCCGGCGAGCAGGATGGTGACG CTATGCCTCTAGGGAGTGCCGTGGATATCCTGGCCACGGAGGATCCCAACTTTAGCCAGGAAGACCAGCAGGACACCCAGATCTACGAGAAGCATGATAGCCTTCTGCATGGGGCCAAGAAAAAGAA GGAGAAGATGGTGAGTGCGGCTTTCATGAGGAAGTACATCCACGTGGCCAAAATCATCAAGCCCGTCCTGACGCAGGAGTCGGCCGCCTACATCGCAGAGGAGTACTCATGCCTGCGCAGCCAGGACAGCATGGGCTCGGACACCGCCAGG ACGTCTCCAGTGACAGCCCGGACACTGGAAACTCTGATTCGATTGGCCACGGCCCACGCCAAGGCCCGCATGAGCAAGACCGTGGACCTGCAGGATGCAGAGGTGGCTGTGGAGCTGGTCCAGTACGCTTACTTCAAGAAG GTTCTTGAGAAGGAGAAGAAACGTAAGAAGCAAAGTGAGGATGAATCGGAGACAGAAGATGAAGCAGAGAAAAGCCAGGAGGACCAAGAGCAGAAGAGGAAGAG GAGGAAGACCCGTCACTCGGATGCCAAGGATGGGGACTCCTATGACCCCTACGACTTCAGCGACACGGAGGAGGAGATGCCTCAGG TGCACACTCCAAAGGCGACAGACTCACAGGAGACCAAGGAGTCCCAGAAGGTGGAGTTGAGTGAATCCAG GTTGAAGGCCTTCAAGGTGGCCCTCCTGGAGGTGTTCCAGGAAGCTCACGCACAGTCGGTGGGCATGAATCGCCTCACAGAATCCATCAATCGGGACCACGAAGAGCCCTTCTCCTCTGCGGAGATCCAGGCTGCGCTGAGCAGGATGCAGGATGACAACCAGGTCATGGTCTCCGAGGGCATCGTCTTCCTCATCTGA